The Pangasianodon hypophthalmus isolate fPanHyp1 chromosome 5, fPanHyp1.pri, whole genome shotgun sequence genome includes a window with the following:
- the nr4a2a gene encoding nuclear receptor subfamily 4 group A member 2a, with protein sequence MPCVQAQYGSSPQGASPASQSYSYHTSGEYSCDFLTPEFVKFSMDLTNTEITAATTSLPSFSTFVDSYNPGYDVKPPPCLYQVPPAHASEQPSIKVEDVPMHGYHHHHHHPHPHQQQPQGHLGPQSEDVMAHSGSVYFKPSASPHAPGGGPNFQVQPSHVWEDASSLHAFHQNYVAAASHAMEQRKNPVSRLSLFSFKQSPPGTPVSSCQMRFDGPLHVAMSHEGPGAHRALDGQSFAVPGAVRKQAGVAFPHSLQLGHGHQLLDAQMPSPPSRGSPSNEGMCAVCGDNAACQHYGVRTCEGCKGFFKRTVQKNAKYVCLANKNCPVDKRRRNRCQYCRFQKCLVVGMVKEVVRTASLKGRRGRLPSKPKSPPDAAPPSPPVSLLSALVRAHVDSNPNMSNLDYSRFHAGPDYQLTGDDTQHVQQFYDLLTGSMEIIRGWAEKIPGFTELPKQDQDLLFESAFLELFVLRLAYRSNPMEGKLIFCNGVVMHRLQCVRGFGEWIDAIVEFSSNLQSMNVDISAFSCIAALAMVTERHGLKEPKKVEELQNKIVNCLKDQVAFNGAALNRPNYLSKLLGKLPELRTLCTQGLQRIFYLKLEDLVPPPAIIDKLFLDTLPF encoded by the exons ATGCCCTGCGTTCAGGCTCAGTACGGCTCGTCGCCGCAGGGCGCGAGTCCCGCCTCGCAGAGCTACAGCTACCACACCAGCGGCGAGTACAGCTGCGACTTCCTAACACCCGAGTTCGTAAAGTTCAGCATGGATCTGACCAACACCGAGATCACGGCGGCTACCACGTCTCTGCCCAGCTTTAGCACGTTTGTGGACAGCTACAACCCCGGCTACGACGTCAAACCTCCGCCGTGTCTGTACCAGGTGCCTCCTGCGCACGCCTCCGAACAGCCCTCTATCAAAGTGGAGGACGTGCCCATGCACGGgtaccaccaccatcaccaccacccgcACCCTCATCAGCAGCAGCCGCAGGGTCACCTGGGCCCGCAGTCGGAGGATGTGATGGCGCACTCGGGCTCCGTTTACTTCAAGCCGTCTGCTTCTCCACACGCGCCTGGCGGCGGCCCTAACTTCCAGGTGCAGCCGAGCCACGTGTGGGAGGACGCGAGCTCGCTGCACGCCTTCCACCAGAACTACGTGGCGGCCGCCTCGCACGCCATGGAGCAGCGCAAGAACCCCGTGTCGCGCCTCTCGCTCTTCTCCTTTAAGCAGTCTCCCCCGGGGACGCCCGTGTCCAGCTGCCAGATGCGCTTCGACGGCCCGCTGCATGTGGCTATGAGTCACGAGGGCCCAGGCGCGCACCGGGCCCTGGACGGCCAAAGCTTTGCGGTGCCCGGCGCTGTGCGGAAACAGGCGGGAGTCGCATTCCCGCATTCTCTGCAGCTCGGCCACGGACACCAGCTCCTCGACGCGCAGATGCCGTCGCCACCATCCAGAGGCTCCCCGTCCAACGAGGGGATGTGCGCCGTGTGCGGGGATAACGCAGCGTGCCAGCACTACGGCGTGCGCACATGCGAGGGATGCAAAGGCTTCTTCAAG CGCACTGTGCAGAAGAATGCGAAATATGTGTGTCTGGCGAACAAAAACTGTCCTGTTGATAAGCGCCGGAGAAACAGGTGTCAGTACTGCCGCTTCCAAAAGTGCCTAGTTGTCGGGATGGTTAAAGAag tTGTTCGGACTGCCAGTCTGAAGGGCCGGAGAGGTCGTTTACCCTCCAAACCCAAAAGTCCACCGGATGCGGCGCCTCCATCACCTCCAGTCAGCCTCCTCAGTGCGCTGGTCAGAGCTCATGTGGACTCCAACCCCAACATGTCCAACCTGGACTACTCGAGG TTCCACGCGGGTCCGGATTACCAGCTGACCGGAGACGACACGCAGCACGTGCAGCAGTTTTACGACCTGCTGACGGGATCGATGGAGATCATCCGCGGCTGGGCCGAGAAGATCCCGGGCTTCACCGAGCTGCCCAAGCAGGACCAGGACCTGCTCTTCGAATCCGCCTTCCTCGAGCTCTTCGTCCTGCGCCTCGCCTACAG GTCCAACCCGATGGAAGGGAAGCTGATCTTCTGTAACGGCGTGGTGATGCACCGGCTGCAGTGTGTGCGCGGTTTCGGCGAGTGGATCGACGCCATCGTGGAGTTCTCCTCCAACCTGCAGAGCATGAACGTGGACATCTCGGCCTTCTCCTGCATCGCCGCGCTCGCCATGGTCACAG AGAGACATGGGCTCAAGGAGCCGAAGAAAGTGGAGGAGCTTCAAAACAAGATAGTGAACTGTCTGAAGGACCAGGTGGCGTTTAACGGCGCTGCTCTTAACCGCCCGAACTACCTGTCCAAGCTGCTGGGGAAGCTGCCGGAGCTGCGcactctgtgcacacagggccTGCAGCGCATCTTCTACCTGAAACTGGAAGACCTGGTGCCTCCTCCAGCAATAATCGACAAACTGTTCCTCGACACGCTGCccttttaa